The following nucleotide sequence is from Verrucomicrobiota bacterium.
ATCTTGGCGTTGTAGAAATCAGGGTATTGAGTCGAGGAATGGTTCCCCCAGATGGTGAGGTTGGTCACCTGGGTGACATCCACGCCGGCCTTCCGCGCCAACTGGGATTTGGCGCGATTCTCATCCAGGCGCGTCATGGCGTGCCAGCGTTCCCGCGGCACATCAGGCGCATTGCTCATGGCGATGAGACAATTCGTGTTGCACGGATTCCCAATGACGAGGATCCGCACGTCGCTGGCGGCGTTCTTCTGGATGGCCTGGCCCTGGCCGATGAAGATCTTGCCGTTGATGCCCAGCAAATCCTTTCGCTCCATGCCCGCCTTGCGCGGCACGCTTCCCACGAGCAGCGCCCAGTTCACGCCGCGAAATCCTTCTTCAAGGCTCGCGGTCGGAACAACGCCTTTGAGCAACGGGAAAGCGCAATCGTCCAGCTCCATCACCACGCCGTTGAGCGCGGGGAGGACCGCTTCAATCTCGATCAGATGCAGAATCACCGGCTGGTTCGGTCCGAACATGGCGCCCGAGGCGATGCGAAACACCAGCGCGTAACCGATCTGGCCCGCGGCGCCGGTCACGGCGACACGAAGAGGAGTCGTACTCATAGGTTCAAAGAACGCGCAGTATAAGAGCGGCGTTTTTGGCGACGCAACGCAAATTCGAGATCACCAATTGTGGCCCTACAGTA
It contains:
- a CDS encoding malate dehydrogenase — protein: MSTTPLRVAVTGAAGQIGYALVFRIASGAMFGPNQPVILHLIEIEAVLPALNGVVMELDDCAFPLLKGVVPTASLEEGFRGVNWALLVGSVPRKAGMERKDLLGINGKIFIGQGQAIQKNAASDVRILVIGNPCNTNCLIAMSNAPDVPRERWHAMTRLDENRAKSQLARKAGVDVTQVTNLTIWGNHSSTQYPDFYNAKIQGPPATEVIKDEAWLRGEFISTVQQRGAAIIKARGASSAGSAANAIVDSVSSIVNPTPAGEWHSVCICSDGSYGIEKGLISSFPIRSTGRKLEIVQGLPINEFGRAKIDATVNELKEEKSLVADLLPKS